A portion of the Cryptomeria japonica chromosome 5, Sugi_1.0, whole genome shotgun sequence genome contains these proteins:
- the LOC131876205 gene encoding uncharacterized protein LOC131876205 has product MCSANYVPPQSHDMGFKEALILHHLTINRVDTDLVLSTLSIKPPITNRYNMLHGGVVASIASIVGLVAVKTVAADKVCWQIEMSMSYLSAGLTCACNLPGLESVKDYDLVSTLRACPFSSQTGQSAVRCQRTRAHGETRRGEVIVYHLEQSEKREVSSLTAKFKGGNISSLTTVYMQEPSPRLLAAEFMAEEGDVVCEGGG; this is encoded by the exons ATGTGTTCAGCTAATTATGTTCCCCCTCAATCTCATGACATGGGCTTCAAAGAGGCGCTAATTCTCCATCATTTGACTATTAATCGTGTTGATACCGATCTTGTCCTTTCCACCCTTTCCATCAAGCCTCCCATTACGAATAGGTATAATATGTTACATGGAGGGGTGGTGGCATCAATTGCGAGTATTGTGGGATTGGTAGCTGTAAAGACGGTTGCTGCAGATAAGGTGTGCTGGCAGATTGAAATGAGCATGTCTTACCTCTCTGCTGGAC TGACTTGCGCGTGTAATCTACCAGGTCTAGAGTCCGTTAAGGATTATGATTTAGTCTCCACCTTACGTGCCTGTCCATTCTCCTCCCAAACCGGTCAATCTGCTGTTAGATGCCAACGAACTAGAGCTCATGGAGAAACTAGGCGTGGAGAGGTGATAGTTTATCATTTGGAACAGAGCGAGAAGCGAGAGGTGTCATCGTTGACTGCAAAGTTTAAGGGAGGAAACATCTCATCGCTGACTACAGTGTACATGCAGGAACCCTCACCTCGCTTGCTGGCTGCAGAGTTTATGGCGGAAGAGGGAGACGTGGTATGCGAAGGAGGAGGGTAG